The following proteins are encoded in a genomic region of Penaeus chinensis breed Huanghai No. 1 chromosome 10, ASM1920278v2, whole genome shotgun sequence:
- the LOC125029701 gene encoding ER membrane protein complex subunit 2-like: MATLDLDWEDVRDQLRLWREDNTRHSEEVIDMWTYCLKHYKHKLGDERWMVEEQVVIAGLDCFRLDVAEPCLISINEQFPGSLRVRKLKAMRLEALERFDEAIDIYDSIIRQDETNSTARKRKVAVLRGQGKIPEAIRELTEYLKKFMSDGEAWQELCDLYLKEGDYSKASFCMEELILTNPHNHLFYTRYAEIKYTQGGLENMEMARSYFSQAVKLNPNNMRALYGLFLSCTHVASSSKSTVQKKKETQRLAAWALKEIEERYSKCRTNTMEGTNIFETFGSLSLTDKA, translated from the exons ATGGCGACGCTGGATCTAGACTGGGAAG ATGTGAGAGACCAGCTTCGGTTATGGCGAGAAGATAACACACGTCACAGCGAAGAGGTGATAGACATGTGGACTTACTGCCTCAAGCATTATAAACACAAGCTTGGAGATGAAC GATGGATGGTGGAAGAACAAGTAGTCATTGCTGGTTTGGATTGCTTCCGCTTGGATGTTGCCGAGCCCTGCCTTATCTCAATTAATGAGCAGTTCCCTGGATCCTTGAGGGTGCGGAAACTAAAAGCCATGCGATTAGAAGCCCTTGAAAG GTTTGATGAAGCAATTGACATCTATGACAGCATCATTCGACAAGATGAGACAAATTCAACAGCAAGAAAACGGAAGGTGGCTGTTTTACGAGGACAGGGGAAGATTCCGGAAGCTATCAGAGAATTGACTGAGTATCTTAAGAA GTTCATGTCCGACGGAGAAGCTTGGCAAGAGTTGTGTGACCTCTACCTGAAGGAAGGAGACTACAGCAAAGCCTCTTTCTGCATGGAAGAGCTTATCCTGACCAACCCACACAATCACCTCTTTTACACCAGATACGCAGAGATCAAATACACGCAG GGTGGACTTGAGAACATGGAGATGGCTCGTAGCTACTTCAGTCAAGCTGTGAAACTAAATCCCAATAATATGCGAGCATTGTATGGACTGTTTTTA AGTTGCACTCATGTTGCATCATCATCGAAGAGTACagtgcagaagaagaaggagacccAGCGTCTAGCAGCATGGGCACTTAAGGAAATTGAAGAAAG gtACTCAAAATGCAGAACAAACACCATGGAAGGTACAAACATTTTTGAGACCTTTGGTTCACTGAGCTTAACTGATAAAGCATGA
- the LOC125029995 gene encoding 33 kDa inner dynein arm light chain, axonemal-like: MTDNKINSLVKYDTPVLVTTKKKDDKAQVPHLTMKDGIPTDVSDVSSTSAPGLSGALPPGGPLGTTPSVRLVLPPLHELRKKETQEILNLILPPREWEEAGQLWVQSVSTTPATSVDVQQLQEQLDLRLQEQEAFETGICPVRRDLYTQCFDELIRQVTINCAERGLLLYRVRDEIRETLDAYQRLYTSACAYGVRKALMAEEHKVKVGARCDELRKQVSELETRAESLRQEIEQLQTEAQDARKADADKHEETKTVHQARIEILKKKLEGIIKQATQPKK, from the exons ATGACGGACAATAAGATTAATTCACTTGTTAAATATGATACGCCTGTTCTTGTTACAACGAAAAAGAAGGATGATAAAGCTCAG GTTCCTCATCTGACGATGAAAGATGGCATACCAACGGACGTATCAG ATGTGAGCAGCACGAGCGCGCCCGGACTGAGTGGTGCCCTTCCACCTGGGGGTCCTCTCGGCACAACGCCCTCCGTCAGACTGGTTCTTCCGCCCCTGCATGAactgaggaagaaagaaacacaggAGATTCTAAATCTCATCCTGCCTccgagagaatgggaagaagccG GTCAGCTGTGGGTGCAGAGCGTGTCCACCACGCCGGCTACCTCCGTGGACGTGCAGCAACTTCAGGAGCAGCTAGACCTGAGGCTGCAGGAGCAGGAAGCCTTCGAGACTGGCATTTGTCCCGTCAGACGAGACCTCTACACGCAGTGCTTTG ACGAACTCATCCGGCAAGTGACCATTAACTGTGCCGAACGAGGACTCTTGCTGTACAGAGTCAGGGACGAAATCAGAGAAACCCTGGATGCTTACCAGAGACTCTACACATCAGCCTGTGCTTACGGCGTCAGGAAGGCCCTCATG GCCGAGGAGCACAAGGTGAAGGTGGGCGCCCGCTGCGACGAGCTGCGCAAGCAGGTGAGCGAGCTGGAGACGCGAGCCGAGTCCCTGCGGCAGGAGATCGAACAGCTGCAGACGGAGGCTCAGGACGCCAGGAAGGCCGACGCCGACAAGCACGAGGAGACGAAGACGGTCCATCAGGCAAGGATTGAGATACTCAAG AAAAAACTGGAAGGCATCATCAAGCAGGCGACGCAGCCCAAGAAATAA